One window of the Flavobacteriaceae bacterium YJPT1-3 genome contains the following:
- a CDS encoding carboxypeptidase-like regulatory domain-containing protein: protein MIRVLLIFSLLLTTALKAQNPNLPNKYRIVSGIVLSNGYPLKDVNVKVLDSETSTITNERGFYAINVQPGDRVSFTYTGLKDVKIIIEDVTMTLNLDMSSDLNQLNEVFVKGEKEKRRIIIGVNFIQILILSVLVFRLLLLMVMTYQLSTQIYSQHLLAR, encoded by the coding sequence ATGATACGTGTACTATTAATTTTCAGCTTATTACTAACTACTGCATTAAAAGCTCAAAATCCTAATCTCCCTAATAAGTACAGGATAGTGTCTGGAATAGTATTATCTAATGGCTATCCTCTAAAGGACGTAAATGTTAAAGTTCTGGATAGTGAAACTTCCACCATTACAAATGAGAGGGGATTCTATGCGATCAATGTTCAACCTGGAGACAGAGTATCATTTACATATACCGGCTTAAAGGACGTTAAAATAATTATAGAAGATGTTACTATGACCTTGAATTTAGATATGTCTTCAGACCTAAATCAATTAAATGAGGTCTTTGTTAAAGGAGAAAAAGAAAAAAGAAGGATAATTATTGGAGTAAATTTTATCCAAATATTGATCCTGAGCGTGCTGGTTTTTCGTCTGCTTTTGTTGATGGTAATGACTTATCAACTATCTACCCAGATATACAGTCAGCACTTGTTGGCAAGATAG